In a genomic window of Streptococcus oralis subsp. tigurinus:
- the zapA gene encoding cell division protein ZapA: MANLNRYKFTFGKKTLTLTTEHDNLFMEEIAKVATEKYQAIKEQMPGADDETIALLLAVNCLSTQLNREIEFDDKEQELLELRHKLIAVKQEQSKIEDSL, encoded by the coding sequence ATGGCAAATCTAAATCGATATAAGTTTACATTCGGGAAAAAGACATTAACCTTGACAACCGAGCATGACAACCTCTTTATGGAGGAAATTGCCAAGGTTGCGACTGAAAAATACCAAGCAATTAAAGAACAAATGCCTGGGGCGGATGATGAAACCATTGCGCTTCTTTTGGCAGTCAACTGTCTGTCTACACAGCTCAACCGTGAGATTGAATTTGATGACAAGGAGCAAGAGTTGTTAGAACTCCGCCACAAGTTAATTGCTGTCAAACAAGAACAGAGCAAGATTGAGGATTCCCTATGA
- a CDS encoding CvpA family protein, whose amino-acid sequence MISILLLLVLAWGFYIGYRRGLVLQVYYFLVAVISAFVAGQFYKSLGEHFHLLVPYANPQEGQGTFFFPSDQLFYLDKVFYAGLAYLLVFGICYSIGRFIGLFLHLIPTKKLDVKWFRIGAGVLSLLVTLFVLQMALTILATVPLAVIQNSLEKSIVAKNIIQSVPFTTNFIKQLWVTNLIG is encoded by the coding sequence ATGATTTCAATCCTACTCTTATTGGTTCTTGCTTGGGGCTTTTACATCGGCTACCGAAGAGGTTTGGTGCTGCAAGTTTATTATTTCCTCGTTGCAGTAATTTCAGCCTTTGTTGCGGGACAGTTTTATAAATCACTGGGAGAACACTTCCACTTGCTTGTCCCTTATGCCAATCCTCAGGAAGGACAGGGTACCTTTTTCTTCCCTTCAGACCAGCTGTTTTACCTAGACAAGGTCTTTTATGCGGGTCTCGCCTACCTTCTAGTTTTCGGAATTTGTTACAGTATCGGACGTTTTATCGGTTTGTTCCTACACTTGATTCCAACTAAAAAGCTCGATGTCAAATGGTTCCGTATCGGAGCAGGCGTTTTGTCTCTATTGGTAACCTTATTTGTCCTGCAAATGGCTCTGACCATTCTTGCAACGGTGCCTCTGGCAGTCATTCAAAATTCACTTGAAAAAAGTATAGTAGCCAAAAACATCATCCAAAGTGTCCCTTTTACGACAAACTTCATCAAACAACTCTGGGTGACAAATTTAATCGGATAA
- a CDS encoding carboxymuconolactone decarboxylase family protein, whose protein sequence is MTTFIIHTVESAPAEVKEVLETVQKDNNGYIPNLIGLLANAPTALEAYRTVGAINRRNSLTPVEREVVQITAAVTNGCAFCVAGHTAFSIKQIQMNDDLLQALRNRTPIETDPKLDTLAKFTLAVINTKGRVGDEALAEFLEAGYTQQNALDVVLGVSLASLCNYTNNLANTPINPELQPYA, encoded by the coding sequence ATGACAACATTTATCATCCACACAGTAGAATCAGCACCAGCAGAAGTAAAAGAAGTTCTTGAAACAGTACAAAAAGATAACAATGGCTATATTCCCAACCTAATCGGTCTCTTGGCCAATGCCCCAACCGCGCTTGAAGCCTACCGAACTGTCGGAGCCATCAACCGTCGCAATAGCTTAACACCAGTGGAACGCGAAGTAGTGCAAATCACAGCTGCCGTAACCAATGGTTGTGCTTTCTGCGTCGCAGGTCACACAGCCTTTTCCATCAAACAAATCCAGATGAATGATGATCTTCTCCAAGCCCTTCGCAACCGCACTCCGATTGAAACAGATCCTAAATTGGACACCCTAGCTAAGTTTACCTTGGCGGTCATCAATACCAAAGGGCGTGTAGGAGATGAAGCCTTGGCTGAATTTTTGGAAGCTGGCTACACGCAACAAAATGCCCTGGATGTGGTTCTCGGTGTTAGTCTTGCCAGTCTTTGCAACTATACCAACAACCTAGCTAATACGCCTATTAACCCAGAATTACAACCGTATGCTTAG
- a CDS encoding alanine/glycine:cation symporter family protein — protein MLELLKALDAFVWGPPLLLLLVGTGIYLTIRLGLLQLVRLPKAFQLIFTKDKGHGDVSSFAALCTALAATVGTGNIIGVATAIKVGGPGALFWMWMAAFFGMATKYAEGLLAIKYRTKDANGAVAGGPMHYILLGMGEKWRPLAIFFALAGVLVALLGIGTFTQVNSITESIQNTAQVNPAITALILSIFVGIAVFGGLKSISKVSTAVVPFMAIVYILGTLTVILFNIEKVPATLALIFTSAFSPVAAVGGFAGASIRKAIQNGVARGVFSNESGLGSAPIAAAAAKTNEPVEQGLISMTGTFIDTLIICTLTGLTILVTGVWSGDLNGVALTQSAFSTVFSYFGPALLTIFLVLFAFTTILGWNYYGERCFEFLFGVRFIWLYRVVFVVMVLLGGFIELDMVWIIADIVNALMALPNLIALLVLSPVVVAETKKYFKN, from the coding sequence ATGTTAGAATTGCTTAAAGCGCTTGATGCTTTCGTTTGGGGGCCTCCCCTCTTATTGTTATTGGTCGGAACGGGAATCTACTTGACCATCCGACTAGGACTTTTACAGCTGGTTCGTCTCCCCAAGGCCTTTCAGTTGATCTTTACCAAGGACAAGGGACATGGGGATGTATCGAGCTTTGCTGCTCTATGTACAGCTCTTGCCGCTACTGTTGGAACGGGAAATATCATCGGAGTTGCGACAGCCATTAAGGTTGGTGGGCCAGGTGCTCTCTTTTGGATGTGGATGGCAGCCTTCTTTGGGATGGCAACCAAGTATGCTGAAGGCTTGCTGGCTATCAAGTACCGCACTAAAGATGCAAATGGGGCTGTAGCTGGAGGGCCCATGCATTACATCCTTTTGGGGATGGGAGAAAAGTGGCGTCCACTTGCTATCTTCTTTGCCCTAGCGGGTGTATTGGTAGCCCTCCTAGGGATTGGTACCTTTACCCAAGTCAATTCGATTACAGAATCCATTCAAAATACAGCCCAAGTTAATCCAGCTATCACGGCTCTGATTTTATCCATTTTTGTAGGGATTGCTGTCTTTGGTGGCCTCAAATCCATATCAAAAGTTTCGACAGCAGTGGTTCCTTTTATGGCTATTGTCTATATTTTAGGAACTCTTACAGTTATTCTCTTTAATATCGAGAAAGTCCCAGCTACACTTGCTCTCATCTTTACTTCAGCCTTTAGTCCAGTTGCTGCGGTAGGTGGTTTTGCAGGTGCCAGCATTCGGAAGGCTATCCAAAATGGTGTGGCGCGAGGAGTCTTTTCTAACGAATCTGGTCTTGGTTCTGCTCCCATCGCAGCGGCTGCAGCTAAGACAAATGAACCAGTCGAGCAAGGCTTGATTTCCATGACAGGAACCTTTATTGATACCCTCATTATCTGTACGTTGACTGGTTTAACAATCTTAGTAACTGGTGTTTGGAGCGGAGATTTGAATGGAGTTGCCTTGACCCAGTCAGCCTTTTCAACAGTTTTTTCATATTTTGGCCCTGCTCTTTTGACTATCTTCCTTGTGCTCTTTGCCTTTACGACGATTCTCGGATGGAACTACTACGGGGAGCGCTGTTTTGAGTTTCTCTTTGGTGTCCGCTTTATCTGGCTTTACCGTGTAGTCTTTGTAGTCATGGTCTTGTTGGGAGGATTTATCGAGTTGGATATGGTTTGGATTATCGCAGACATCGTCAATGCCTTGATGGCCTTACCTAACTTGATTGCCCTTTTGGTCTTGTCCCCAGTAGTTGTTGCTGAGACTAAGAAGTATTTTAAGAACTAA
- a CDS encoding endonuclease MutS2 — MNTKILETLEFNKVKALFEPHLLTEQGLEEIKVLAPTAKADKIKQALTEMEEMQALFVEQPHFTILATREISAVCKRLEMGADLNIEEFLLLKRVLLASHELKTFYANLENVRLDYLARWFEKFHDFPHLQGSLQALNDAGFIENFASEELARIRRKIHDSESQVRDVLQDLLKQKAQMLTEGIVASRNGRQVLPIKNTYRNKIAGVVHDISASGNTVYIEPREVVKLSEEIASLRADERYEMIRILQELSERVRPHASEIANDAWIIGHLDLIRAKVRFIQERQAVVPQLSENQEIQLLHVRHPLVKNAVANDVHFGKDLTAIVITGPNTGGKTIMLKTLGLTQLMAQSGLPILADKGSRVGIFEEIFADIGDEQSIEQSLSTFSSHMTNIVDILGKVNQHSLLLLDELGAGTDPQEGAALAMAILEDLRLRQVKTMATTHYPELKAYGIETAFVQNASMEFDTASLRPTYRFMQGVPGRSNAFEIAKRLGLSDVIVGDASQQVDQDNDVNRIIEQLEEQTLESRKRLDNIREVEQENLKMNRALKKLYNELNREKETELNKAREQAAEIVELALSESDQILKNLHSKSQLKPHEIIEAKAELKKLAPEKVDLSKNKVLQKAKKKRAPKVGDDIVVLSYGQRGTLTNQLKDGRWEAQVGLIKMTLEEREFDLVQAQQEASVKKKQVNVVKRASGRGPQARLDLRGKRYEEAMNELDAFIDQALLNNMAQVDIIHGIGTGVIREGVTKYLQRNKHVKSFGYAPQNAGGSGATIVTFKG; from the coding sequence ATGAATACAAAAATACTAGAAACTTTAGAATTTAATAAAGTCAAAGCCTTGTTTGAACCGCATCTCCTGACAGAACAAGGACTGGAGGAGATAAAAGTCTTGGCTCCAACTGCCAAGGCGGATAAGATCAAACAAGCCCTTACAGAGATGGAGGAAATGCAAGCCCTATTTGTGGAGCAACCCCACTTTACAATCCTAGCGACACGTGAGATCTCAGCTGTTTGCAAGCGTTTGGAGATGGGGGCGGACCTCAATATTGAGGAGTTCCTGCTCCTCAAACGGGTCTTGCTTGCTAGCCACGAATTGAAAACCTTTTACGCTAATCTTGAAAATGTTCGTTTGGATTATTTGGCGAGATGGTTTGAGAAATTCCACGATTTTCCTCATTTACAAGGGAGTCTCCAAGCCCTCAATGATGCTGGATTTATCGAAAATTTCGCCAGCGAAGAACTAGCGCGCATCCGTCGGAAGATTCATGATAGCGAGAGTCAAGTTCGTGACGTTTTGCAAGACTTACTCAAGCAAAAAGCGCAGATGTTGACGGAAGGGATTGTAGCTAGCAGAAATGGCCGTCAAGTCTTACCAATCAAGAACACCTATCGCAATAAGATTGCAGGTGTTGTTCATGACATCTCTGCCAGTGGAAACACGGTCTACATCGAGCCACGTGAGGTCGTGAAACTGAGCGAAGAAATCGCTAGTCTGCGAGCTGATGAGCGTTATGAGATGATTCGCATCCTACAGGAGCTCTCGGAACGCGTCCGTCCTCATGCTTCAGAGATTGCTAATGACGCTTGGATTATCGGCCATCTGGATCTGATTCGTGCCAAGGTGCGTTTCATCCAAGAAAGACAAGCAGTTGTTCCTCAACTTTCAGAGAATCAAGAGATTCAACTCCTTCATGTTCGCCATCCTTTGGTCAAAAATGCAGTGGCAAACGATGTACACTTTGGTAAGGACTTAACGGCTATTGTCATTACAGGGCCCAATACAGGTGGGAAGACTATCATGCTCAAAACCTTGGGTTTGACTCAACTGATGGCCCAGTCAGGCTTGCCTATTTTAGCTGATAAGGGGAGCCGAGTCGGTATTTTCGAAGAAATCTTCGCAGATATTGGGGATGAGCAGTCTATCGAGCAAAGCTTGTCTACCTTTTCGAGCCACATGACCAATATCGTAGATATTCTTGGCAAGGTCAACCAACACTCGCTTTTACTCTTAGATGAGCTTGGAGCAGGTACCGATCCGCAGGAAGGTGCTGCCCTTGCTATGGCTATTCTGGAGGATCTTCGTCTACGTCAGGTCAAGACCATGGCGACGACCCACTATCCAGAGCTTAAGGCTTATGGTATTGAAACAGCCTTTGTGCAAAATGCCAGCATGGAGTTTGATACAGCTAGCCTGCGTCCGACCTATCGCTTTATGCAGGGAGTTCCTGGACGAAGCAATGCTTTTGAAATTGCCAAACGCCTAGGACTGTCAGATGTCATCGTCGGGGATGCCAGTCAGCAGGTCGACCAAGATAATGACGTCAACCGTATCATTGAGCAATTAGAAGAGCAAACGCTTGAAAGCCGTAAACGTTTGGACAATATCCGTGAGGTGGAGCAAGAAAACCTCAAGATGAATCGAGCACTCAAAAAACTTTACAACGAACTCAATCGGGAAAAGGAAACGGAGCTCAATAAGGCGCGTGAACAAGCTGCTGAAATTGTGGAACTAGCGCTAAGTGAGAGTGACCAGATTCTTAAGAACCTCCACAGTAAGTCTCAACTCAAACCCCACGAAATCATTGAAGCCAAGGCTGAGTTGAAAAAACTGGCTCCTGAAAAAGTCGACTTGTCTAAAAACAAGGTCCTTCAAAAAGCCAAGAAAAAACGAGCTCCAAAGGTGGGAGATGACATCGTGGTTCTAAGTTATGGCCAACGCGGAACATTGACGAATCAGCTCAAGGATGGCCGTTGGGAAGCCCAAGTTGGTTTGATCAAGATGACCTTGGAAGAGAGAGAATTTGACCTTGTTCAGGCTCAGCAAGAAGCCTCAGTCAAGAAAAAACAAGTCAATGTCGTCAAACGTGCTTCTGGTCGTGGTCCGCAAGCGAGACTGGATCTCCGAGGCAAACGGTACGAAGAGGCCATGAATGAGCTGGACGCCTTTATTGACCAAGCCCTGCTCAATAACATGGCGCAAGTCGACATCATCCATGGTATCGGAACAGGTGTCATTCGTGAGGGCGTCACTAAATACCTACAAAGAAACAAGCATGTCAAGAGTTTCGGCTATGCTCCACAAAATGCTGGAGGCAGTGGCGCTACCATTGTGACCTTTAAAGGATAG